The following is a genomic window from Equus asinus isolate D_3611 breed Donkey chromosome 3, EquAss-T2T_v2, whole genome shotgun sequence.
acatatttattgaattggCTGTACAGGCAAGTAGGCATCTATGCAACAAACCTGGCAATATGCGTGGGGAGGGAAAGCGAGAGCAGAAGCAGTGGCTCAAGGCATCTCTATGTAAATTGGCTTTTACTGGAATCCTTATCAGAAAAGTGAAGATTCTTTGTATTTATCAAGGCACTTAGGCATAAACGATTAAATTTTCTTGAAAGAATGAACCTACACTGCCAAGTAGGATGACCTGATattatcacacacaaaaaatttggAATGAGcaaaatttaagtaaattaaacaagaaaatccACAGAACCATACATTTTTATAAACTGACTTAGTCATTTCTTACGGTAAACATTAACAAGCAATTTCTACTGAAATGGGAGGTTATTGTGTCATGAAGCTATAGCTACAATTTATCTTGACATCTGATATCATGTCCTATTAATTCCTTGTGCACATAATAGAGGAGAACTCAGTTTCTTGACGTTATCTTGATAATCCATTTACAAGCATAATGAAagattattcaaatatttgaacaTTTTGATAGACTGGATTATCCAGAAAGAGATGTCAAGGTTTGACACATCTATACTTGCCAGTCCTGTTGGCCTGGTACCCTCCCTTTCTTTAAAACTCTCTGCTTTTGAGGTAAATACTTCTCACTACAAAGATTCAGAGAGCCAATAAATTAAAGTTGGCATATGAGTTTCACATGGATTCTTACAGTAGATCAGTATTTACcaaaacatattactaaagattgAAAAGCAAGacacttttaaaagatttactACAGGCTGTGGATAAAATACTCTATACACAAAAGTTTTGTTTAGAAAGTATTGAGAATATGAATCTTTGAAAGTAATAGAAGGCAATACAGATGAATTGTGTATGGGGGGAGTATATATATTTGAGGTGTTCAAAGTGTTTCAAAACATAACATCAAAATCATCTAAATAAAAGATTGAACATTTTCAGTTCAAAAATTTAACTTTGGAATGATTCTCAAAACTATAAATGAAATGAGAATATCAAGGAAAAAAGTCTAAAATTTTATCCTTAGTATGTAAACAAATTTAACAAGTCCACATAAATAAACAACAcccccaaaagaaaacaggttaAGATCATGAAACACTACCtcacaaatatgaaaatatacatggccaataaatacaagaaatactatttaactttcatattaaacagacaaaagtaaaataaaggaaccatgaaatattttattttacatactaTGTTAAATTGGCCAACAACTTAAACAAAATCCCTTGTTCTTGGAGTATACTGAAATGGTCAGTCCTCCACCCTGATAATGGAAATGGAAGTGGCACAGGTTTTCTGGAAAGTATTTGgtcaatgtttattaaaattctttttaaattgttgtcCTTTTAAACATTAATTCCCATGAGGTAtgcattttcttaagaaaataactGGATATACCAGCAAACATGAGTTTGCAAGGATGTTTATCTCTCTAAGTTGTTTatgacagaggaaaaaagaaggaggaaacaatCTAGTAACATACATGTTTATCAAGAGGAAATGTGTCATATTAAGGTacaaacactaaacaaaagataaaagtcaTTAAAACCATAATGCAAATAATTATTTGTGGACATGGAAGTTGATTCTGGCACATTgtcaaattaagaaaacaatttcaaacaAGATTtataatatgattccatttttaaaaaattatgtatatacgTATAGAAAAAAATTGCGAGGATATGCAACAAATTTTAACAAATCTGTCTGCATAATAGGATTATATGTTGCTGTAATTGTTTTCATTATCCgtaatttttttcattgtcaaaagacttttaatttagaaaatgtgCAATGAATAAACATATagtttatacaaaaataaatacagatttcctcattctttcaTAGCTAAACTACtgccaaagaaaaatattttaatacttcttTTGAACTGGTAAAACATGAGACAGAAGATGTGAATATATGGTTACAAGAAACAAgcagagtaaaaaataaaatagcaacaacaacaacaaaactattttccagaCATCTTTGGTATGAGTGAATCAGAATTTTAGAAGTTATTATTTAAGTGTAAATAAATAATTCGCCTCTATTTCCAAAGTAGACTTCAAACAGCACATAGTAAAAGTCAATATaataaaactctttttaaaaagcataaaaaggaGCCGAGTAACACAGCTGAAAGGCAGAAGAGGAGGACAGATCTTGGAATGggactaaaataaaaatcatgctaTATGACAATTTATCAGAAAATCAATCAGTGAGCTTCTGATCAACCTAGGCTAAAAGTGAAACTTAATGGGTTACATAGTTCTCACAGTCTAATAAAAGGAGATATAAGTtctcaaaaataatgaaacttttaCTTTCCTGAACCCTGAGACAAAATCACTACATGGAACAATATAaaacagagattaaaaaacaCAGTTAAACAGAATTTCTATGTTCTACATATATGACTTTTATAATATTGGTATCTGGTAAAAACTTAAGGCATAAAATTAAGCTGTATAGTTATGAAGAGAATTAAGACCAGGGCAACTTTTTGTCTCCTGAATGACACAGGTTTATAACTTAAGGAATGTAAAAGTTAAGGTTTTATTATTCAAGTCACATTTTTGATAACCAGTAAGCACCTGAATTATAGTCAACCAATGGAAAGTATAGCAAAATAGCCCATAAAGCAGGTCTGTAGGCAACACGAAAAATCTCCATGATTAATTTCAGCCATCAGAAAAACAACCATGTCAggatataaatttaaaagaaattcaactATTTCCCAGTACTTTAAACATTAACTCGAAATGAAATTAGATATTGAATTTGTACTAGCAATTCTTaaacttttggtttcttttaaaaaaacttagatgcgaaattagaaaatttctgttcataaaaataaattactttgcaATCCTTAGGAATGAGAACTATTTTGAGCAgattttcataaaagaaattaaatctgGCAATACTAttaagataagaaagaaaatatgcaataAACTCAAATAATTACCTCACTTCAGTTGGttcaaaatgtaatataaatatatctaaTTATGCTTATTGCTATGAATACTACATCTAAATCACAAAAATATGCAATATTGCAATTAGAAGGTGTGCCTCTGTAAAATGAATCAAACTTCTAAGATtcacttatttttccaaaaaagaaaaaaaacagctttgtgTACAAAACCTTTTATCACAAAGTTTCCTGAACTAGGCAGCCGTCAGCGGGGGTTTGAAATTCACTGAGGACAGTTCAGGCAGAGATCACTAACATGCCCCCACCTGCTGCAAACACGGTCTGGCGCAGGAAGTTTTCCCCTAGGGCCTCTGCGCCAGGGCGATGTTGAGTGGCTTGGAGCCCAAGATGCGGCCATTCATCTCAGTCATTGCTCTGGTGGCCTGTTCAGAAGAAGAGAAGCAGATCAAGCCAAAGCCTTTGCTTCGCCCTTCTTCCTTCATCACCTTGACTCTGCTAATTGATCCAAAGGAAGAAAACTCCCTCCGTAGTTTTTCATCATCAATGGTGTCATCGAGGTTCTTAATGTAGAGCTTCACCCCCTGGCACCGCCGAAATCTTTCCTGTTTCTGCTGCTCAAACATTTGCTTTAATTCAGCCTGTcgctctgctttcttttgtgccCGGCCTACAAAGAGCAGCTGTCCGTTTATATCCTTTCCATTCATTTCTTCCACGGCCTTTTGGGCAGCCTCGTGGCTATAAAAACTCACAAAGCCAAAGCCTTTGGATTTCCCAGTGGAGTCTGTCATCACCTTAACACTCACAGTTTTGCCATATTTACTGAAAACTTCCTCCAGTCTCTTATCATCCATGTCATCTCCAAAGTTTTTGATGTAAATATTGGTGAATTCATTGGCTTTGTTTTGGAGCTCGGCTTCCCGATCTTGGCGGTTTTTGAATCTGCCAACAAACAGCCTGCAGTCCTTAAGCAGCGCCCCGTTCATCTCCTCGATGGCCCTGTCTGCGGCCATCTGGTTCTGAAAGTGCACAAACGCATAGCCCCTGGAGCCTTGGTCATCGCTCATCACCTTGGAGGACAGGATCTTCCCAAAGGCCGAAAAA
Proteins encoded in this region:
- the PABPC4L gene encoding polyadenylate-binding protein 4-like gives rise to the protein MNVAAKYRQASLYVGDLHADVTEDLLFKKFSTVGPVLSIRICRDLVTRRSLGYAYVNFLQLADAQKALDTMNFDTIKGKSIRLMWSQRDAYLRKSGIGNVFIKNLDKSIDNKTLYEHFSAFGKILSSKVMSDDQGSRGYAFVHFQNQMAADRAIEEMNGALLKDCRLFVGRFKNRQDREAELQNKANEFTNIYIKNFGDDMDDKRLEEVFSKYGKTVSVKVMTDSTGKSKGFGFVSFYSHEAAQKAVEEMNGKDINGQLLFVGRAQKKAERQAELKQMFEQQKQERFRRCQGVKLYIKNLDDTIDDEKLRREFSSFGSISRVKVMKEEGRSKGFGLICFSSSEQATRAMTEMNGRILGSKPLNIALAQRP